From Homalodisca vitripennis isolate AUS2020 chromosome 1, UT_GWSS_2.1, whole genome shotgun sequence, the proteins below share one genomic window:
- the LOC124353366 gene encoding uncharacterized protein LOC124353366, with the protein MIRMYFLILVLMACAGASPVYDPPLPLPPADEEARVVRAETHPEEDTVMIIERELEAQLGLPHRAQIPVSLGRFKFDEKAKVISVTNSHPPPFSGYPGAPGVRYVYVSSAQNYT; encoded by the exons ATGATAAGGATGTATTTTCTT ATTCTAGTCCTGATGGCGTGTGCTGGAGCGTCCCCGGTGTACGACCCTCCCCTGCCACTGCCCCCTGCAGACGAGGAGGCCCGGGTGGTGAGGGCCGAGACCCATCCTGAGGAAGACACGGTTATGATTATAGAGCGAGAACTGGAGGCTCAGCTAGGACTTCCTCACCGAGCGCAGATACCGGTGTCCCTTGGGAGGTTCAAGTTCGACGAGAAAGCAAAGGTCATTTCAGTGACAAACAGTCACCCACCACCATTCTCGGGCTATCCTGGAGCCCCTGGTGTAAGATACGTGTATGTATCTTCAGCACAGAATTATACATGA